A single Leguminivora glycinivorella isolate SPB_JAAS2020 chromosome 25, LegGlyc_1.1, whole genome shotgun sequence DNA region contains:
- the LOC125239245 gene encoding uncharacterized protein LOC125239245 gives MEVSRKECSNGTALKNDNTKHLPKVPHLALQKLQHSPYSCAECGTDCRTKTQLALHLVTLRHKLRSQWRFQCDACKRKFLDKKGVAEHIQREHFAKQANKCPLCEATFHSARAFVKHAATHIVDTQTDTSTQETRKPRARKGTDTSESTGASHSARAVLKHTAHAPETRKPRANTQTTRKRRSRKQATRKPRARKGTDTGTTPVPQNVLETANVTTEALNGRKLIDTEETTIPNGSTKRTRKIQSTRPRKQTRKTHANGARKTRKRRNQLVQDWDTYSKAQETLKRTKLTHPRKKLAQNYNTNMDMQGTQQRKYFADNCDIYSNLQYTQFHKQLAHNADTYTNAQTYPRKECEHNYGIYTYAQDTQLLNTPKYTHDMQDTQNEEHPYSQRTTQVRKGTQTVAELRKMLKRKLETRIEDDDQRHTYFAGEPDSYYPPNNGPVKKYFINK, from the exons ATGGAGGTATCCCGCAAGGAATGCAGTAACGGCACTGCGCTTAAGAATGACAACACCAAGCATCTTCCAAAG GTCCCGCATCTAGCACTCCAGAAGTTGCAGCACTCTCCGTACAGCTGCGCAGAGTGCGGCACAGACTGTCGCACCAAGACGCAGTTGGCACTACACCTGGTCACGCTGAGGCACAAACTCAGGAGCCAGTGGAG GTTCCAATGTGACGCTTGCAAGAGGAAATTCTTAGACAAAAAGGGAGTAGCGGAGCACATCCAGAGAGAACATTTCGccaag CAAGCAAACAAGTGTCCCCTGTGCGAGGCCACATTCCACAGCGCCCGTGCGTTTGTGAAGCACGCCGCTACACACATCGtggacacacagacagacacaagcACGCAAGAGACGCGCAAGCCACGCGCACGCAAGGGGACAGACACAAGCGAGTCTACAGGAGCGTCCCACAGCGCTCGTGCGGTCCTCAAGCATACCGCGCACGCGCCAGAGACGCGCAAGCCACGCGCAAACACGCAAACGACACGCAAGCGACGCTCACGCAAGCAAGCGACGCGCAAGCCACGCGCACGCAAGGGAACAGACACAG GAACAACACCAGTTCCCCAAAACGTCTTAGAAACAGCTAATGTAACCACAGAAGCGCTTAACGGGAGGAAACTTATAGACACAGAGGAGACAACCATCCCCAACGGATCCACGAAAAGGACAAGAAAAATACAATCGACACGGCCACGCAAGCAAACACGCAAGACACACGCAAACGGCGCGCGGAAGACACGCAAGCGACGCAACCAGCTTGTGCAAGACTGGGACACATACTCAAAAGCGCAAGAGACTTTAAAACGAACAAAATTGACTCATCCACGCAAGAAACTCGCACAGAACTATAACACAAATATGGATATGCAAGGGACACAGCAACGCAAGTATTTCGCAGACAACTGTGACATATACTCTAACTTGCAATACACTCAATTTCACAAGCAACTTGCTCACAATGCCGACACATACACAAACGCGCAGACATATCCGCGCAAGGAATGTGAACACAATTATGGCATATACACTTACGCCCAAGATACCCAACTACTCAATACACCTAAGTACACACACGATATGCAAGACACACAGAACGAAGAACACCCATACTCACAGCGCACTACGCAAGTACGCAAGGGAACGCAAACTGTAGCGGAACTACGCAAGATGTTAAAAAGAAAATTAGAAACGAGAATAGAAGATGATGATCAAAGGCATACTTATTTTGCTGGGGAGCCAGACTCGTACTACCCTCCAAATAATGGTCcggtgaaaaaatatttcataaataaataa
- the LOC125239290 gene encoding uncharacterized protein LOC125239290, with protein MEVEGSLFKSMSSNKAVPQSSTAKKIRNLSTGDVGHKMENKRRGVYVWKWVNPKQAAQDNKKSKPKAQPPPRPQINKLLTSAPKESNISTFTRLLGTPDPAVRFIKRKKRTLPEKLPKQSSKISKTSKESNRDKPRNIVEENKNLSKFRQNHPKDEEKTQRKVLQTPSTSSKINRDMSFDTNWSTIFPAKENRDTNLLQQYISNYDTGKDKKAKSTGVETKKKDEEIYTFFKDLIESVYDEEVATNPDVSAASSDVKFELDDPVAQKLQEYNSRQYTIDDKNYVYDQSRELADYYNNKLRLTPHKNTKRKKKNIRYTFTDKSENPKADNRLKKPNLLAVLKQELSMDLSRQEEPESMYEALLNIAKNKRKKKQIYFETTKESSDLERVCRFKGRSVISPSTRMPKRVKPASRCDSKTTRGVRTGSLSSIEESSHSLEVLGFDYDFLEPKMEPSELETAISRIRSITNLNEGISTVSHYWK; from the exons ATGGAAGTTGAAGGGTCGTTGTTTAAATCTATGTCTTCGAACAAAGCTGTCCCACAGAGTAGCACCGCCAAAAAGATCAGGAACTTGAGCACAGGCGACGTGGGACACAAGATGGAGAACAAAAGGCGAGGGGTCTATGTTTGGAAGTGGGTCAACCCTAAACAGGCAGCGCAAG ATAACAAAAAAAGCAAACCGAAAGCGCAGCCGCCACCTCGGCCACAAATAAACAAGCTGCTAACATCCGCCCCGAAGGAATCCAACATCTCGACCTTCACACGCCTCCTCGGCACCCCCGATCCCGCCGTCAGATTCATCAAGCGGAAAAAGAGGACCCTTCCTGAAAAGCTTCCTAAACAGAGCTCCAAAATTTCCAAAACATCTAAAGAGTCAAATCGTGACAAACCACGGAATATTGtagaagaaaataaaaatttgagcAAGTTCAGACAGAATCATCCGAAAGATGAAGAAAAAACACAACGAAAGGTCTTACAAACGCCGTCCACGTCTTCTAAAATAAACAGAGATATGTCGTTCGATACTAACTGGTCTACCATCTTCCCGGCCAAAGAAAACAGAGATACTAACTTATTACAACAGTATATCAGCAACTATGATACTGGTAAGGATAAAAAAGCAAAATCGACGGGCGTTGAGACGAAGAAGAAAGATGAAGAGATCTATACCTTCTTCAAAGACCTCATAGAATCTGTTTATGACGAAGAAGTAGCGACAAACCCTGATGTAAGCGCAGCGTCTTCTGACGTCAAATTTGAGTTAGACGATCCCGTTGCCCAGAAATTACAAGAGTATAATTCAAGGCAATACACGATCGATGATAAGAATTATGTATACGACCAAAGTCGAGAGCTGGCAGATTATTACAACAACAAGTTGCGTTTGACACCGCACAAGAATACTAAgcgaaaaaagaaaaacataagatACACGTTTACTGATAAATCTGAGAATCCAAAAGCAGATAATAGGTTGAAAAAGCCTAATCTTCTAGCCGTTTTGAAACAAGAACTGTCAATGGATTTAAGCAGGCAAGAAGAGCCGGAAAGCATGTACGAAGCGCTGCTCAACATAGCGAAGAACAAACGAAAGAAGAAACAGATATATTTTGAAACAACCAAAGAATCTAGCGACTTAGAAAGGGTGTGTAGATTCAAAGGAAGAAGTGTGATTTCGCCAAGCACTAGAATGCCAAAACGGGTGAAGCCGGCAAGTAGGTGTGATTCTAAAACGACCAGGGGAGTCCGGACCGGGTCACTTTCTTCTATAGAGGAGTCTAGTCATTCCTTGGAAGTGCTAGGGTTTGACTATGATTTTTTGGAGCCGAAGATGGAGCCATCTGAATTAGAGACGGCGATTAGCAGAATCAGGTCCATCACGAACTTGAATGAAGGCATCTCGACAGTCTCGCACTATTGGAAATAG
- the LOC125239415 gene encoding uncharacterized protein LOC125239415, producing the protein MNTQKNQRKNQPHKDRGDTMRRNKKDVHSSIPRDRGDVRKSLKKVSKHEIKSLIAESVQTDLVSRSTNTFAESLPLCFETQISAEEGSVKTLDFRKRIKDRYTFKRHQVLKNEDICQFNSILQCDVRNAPPKHDYEYVEKHKLKDFRDAKKSDKASVHRAVSAIKFKRSSKAEEAERKKMPPETEKNVTRKDRKPVIKTITSKTDTRVYKAVTFVDQTARKPLHIKIPKELHKPKSKIPRIIPIIKGKTTESTKRLRRRTVSQRSPSLKSADSLPTEIAKWVPESVDPHTKPYYDAWVSKTATASTKLLKEARIEKSKLLDRYKLEMRISPELVYKKFEEEEYAGRIRVRRRGEK; encoded by the exons ATGAATACGCAAAAAAATCAGAGAAAAAATCAACCACACAAAGACCGGGGTGACACAATGCGTAGAAACAAGAAAGATGTTCACTCCTCCATCCCTCGCGATAGAGGGGACGTCAGGAAAAGTCTCAAGAAAGTATCTAAGCATGAAATTAAATCATTAATAGCAGAAAGCGTTCAAACGGATCTCGTGTCGCGTTCCACGAACACTTTCGCAGAGTCTCTGCCTTTATGCTTTGAGACTCAAATAAGTGCGGAGGAGGGTTCGGTAAAGACTCTAGATTTCCGAAAAAGAATTAAGGACAGATACACTTTTAAGCGGCATCAGGTTTTGAAGAATGAAGATATCTGTCAATTTAATAGTATCCTGCAATGTGATGTCAGAAATG CCCCGCCGAAACACGATTATGAGTATGTCGAAAAACATAAGTTGAAAGATTTTCGAGATGCCAAGAAATCAGACAAGGCTTCGGTGCATAGAGCTGTCAGTGCTATCAAATTCAAGCGCTCGTCCAAAGCAGAAGAGGCTGAGCGCAAAAAAATGCCCCCCGAAACAGAGAAAAATGTCACTAGAAAAGACAGAAAACCTGTCATAAAAACTATTACGTCGAAAACGGATACGCGCGTGTATAAGGCGGTCACTTTCGTGGACCAGACCGCAAGGAAACCGCTGcacataaaaataccaaa ggaaTTACATAAACCAAAGTCAAAAATACCTAGGATTATACCTATCATTAAGGGTAAAACGACTGAAAGCACCAAACGGCTGCGTAG GAGGACAGTGTCCCAGCGTTCGCCGTCCTTGAAAAGCGCGGATTCCTTGCCCACCGAGATAGCCAAGTGGGTGCCAGAGTCCGTGGACCCACACACGAAGCCCTACTACGACGCGTGGGTGAGCAAGACAGCCACGGCCTCCACGAAGCTGCTGAAGGAGGCCAGAATTGAAAAGTCGAAGCTACTCGATAG GTACAAGTTGGAGATGAGGATATCGCCCGAGCTGGTCTACAAGAAGTTTGAAGAGGAAGAGTACGCGGGCCGGATACGGGTACGGAGGCGCGGAGAAAAGTGA
- the LOC125239495 gene encoding uncharacterized protein LOC125239495 codes for MNRPSEPPQVSRPPVTTGGSYVLVDAAAPERAFLRPAARARQGEFDEIVCEVALYGAAEDTPRLKELPTAGQTVVARFTDGHHYRALVQRVSSKLKRCLLEFIEYGNAMVVEDLDSLCPCPPQFSLDARPTLTSHVTLQLTQDSFSDAATAYLDKLKDDATELKLSIPSGEKTGPSKTPVRLTVVETNEDVNRTVDALSTPEWQKILQRGGDVLETETYHFHQVTYVDPPATGGEMVILDCSLLEHAMVSGHVQNAEHARKAAALLPRLEAYCNSALAKDPYLPKPEELCIAMCPTKKQWLRGVMLQQEGGPGGAEAQILFYDRGDLATLPVSQLRKMMPEFARDVPAAVCTLVIKDFPEQPTAEQLERAKKHLQVSPAGVGSLRVTRVSKHDVGEYLVTAPDLIQAIQ; via the exons ATGAATC GTCCCTCAGAGCCCCCGCAAGTATCGCGGCCGCCTGTGACGACGGGCGGCAGCTACGTGCTGGTGGACGCCGCGGCGCCCGAGCGCGCCTTCCTGCgccccgccgcccgcgcgcgcCAGGGGGAGTTCGACGAGATCGTGTGCGAGGTCGCTCTGTACGGCGCTGCGG AAGACACACCACGGCTAAAAGAGCTGCCAACAGCGGGTCAGACGGTCGTAGCGCGGTTCACGGACGGGCATCACTACCGCGCGCTCGTGCAGCGAGTCAGCTCCAAGCTCAAGCGATGCCTGCTCGAGTTCATCGAATACG GCAACGCAATGGTAGTAGAAGACCTAGACTCCCTCTGTCCGTGCCCACCGCAGTTCTCCCTCGACGCTCGACCGACGCTCACGTCGCACGTGACGCTGCAGCTGACGCAGGACTCGTTCTCGGACGCCGCCACCGCCTACTTGGACAAGCTGAAGGACGACGCCACCGAGTTGAAGCTG AGCATTCCATCCGGCGAGAAGACTGGTCCCAGTAAGACTCCCGTCCGTCTGACCGTGGTCGAGACCAATGAAGACGTGAACCGCACCGTGGACGCGCTCTCCACGCCCGAGTGGCAGAAGATCCTGCAGCGAGGCGGGGACGTGCTAG AAACGGAAACGTACCACTTCCACCAAGTCACATACGTGGACCCGCCGGCGACCGGCGGCGAGATGGTCATCCTCGACTGTAGTCTACTAGAACACGCTATGGTTTCCGGACACGTCCAGAACGCTGAACACGCGCGCAAGGCCGCAGCTCTCTTGCCCCGG TTGGAGGCATACTGCAATAGCGCGCTCGCCAAGGATCCCTACCTTCCCAAACCAGAGGAGCTGTGCATCGCAATGTGTCCCACCA AGAAGCAGTGGCTCCGCGGCGTGATGCTGCAGCAGGAAGGCGGCCCCGGCGGCGCGGAGGCGCAGATCCTGTTCTACGACCGCGGCGACCTCGCCACGCTGCCCGTCTCGCAGCTGCGCAAGATGATGCCCGAGTTCGCCAGGGACGTTCCCGCCGCCGTCTGCACACTGGTCATCAAAG ATTTCCCCGAGCAGCCGACAGCAGAGCAGCTAGAGCGCGCCAAGAAGCACCTGCAGGTGAGCCCCGCGGGCGTCGGCAGCCTGCGCGTGACGCGCGTGAGCAAGCACGACGTCGGCGAGTACCTCGTCACCGCGCCCGACCTCATACAGGCCATACAGTAG